A portion of the Algimonas porphyrae genome contains these proteins:
- the hutI gene encoding imidazolonepropionase, which translates to MTQVFTNCRIATLSAGAQTPYGLIDNAALIVRDGRIAWVGLRDDCPAAASHVETIDLGGRLVTPGLIDCHTHLVFAGNRATEFEMRLTGVSYADIAKAGGGIVSSVRSLRAADFDTLVAQSLPRLDALIADGVAVVEIKSGYGLTIVDEMRMLRVARHLETLRPITIRTSWLAAHTVPPEYAGHADEYIDTVVIPGLRLAHAEGLVDAVDGYCETIAFSIAQMRRIFDAARALDLPVKLHAEQLSDSKAARLGADYAALSVDHLEFLDPDDVPALAQAGTVATLLPGAFHMLKETQEPPVAALRAHGVPMALATDCNPGTSPLMSLLTAMNMGCILFGLTPEEALTGTTRYAAKALGLQDSHGTIEVGKVADLAVWNCEHPAELSYWIGGSSLSQRVIGGSVA; encoded by the coding sequence ATGACGCAAGTCTTTACAAACTGTCGTATCGCGACGCTGTCGGCGGGTGCGCAAACGCCCTACGGGCTGATCGACAATGCAGCCCTGATAGTCCGTGACGGACGGATTGCCTGGGTCGGATTGCGGGATGATTGCCCGGCAGCTGCATCGCATGTGGAGACGATCGATCTGGGCGGTCGTCTGGTCACACCCGGATTGATTGATTGTCATACCCACCTCGTCTTTGCCGGAAATCGTGCCACGGAATTCGAGATGCGCCTGACCGGCGTCAGTTATGCCGATATTGCGAAAGCTGGCGGGGGTATCGTCTCGTCCGTTCGCTCACTCAGGGCTGCAGACTTCGACACACTTGTTGCACAGAGCCTGCCGCGGCTGGATGCGCTGATCGCGGACGGCGTTGCCGTGGTTGAAATCAAATCAGGCTATGGGCTGACGATAGTCGACGAAATGCGCATGCTTCGCGTGGCGCGGCATCTGGAAACATTGCGTCCGATCACGATCCGTACCAGCTGGTTGGCGGCTCATACCGTCCCGCCCGAATATGCCGGGCATGCTGATGAGTATATCGACACAGTCGTTATTCCAGGTCTGCGTCTGGCTCATGCGGAAGGGTTGGTGGATGCAGTCGATGGCTATTGCGAAACCATAGCCTTCAGTATCGCGCAGATGCGCCGCATTTTCGACGCAGCCCGTGCGCTCGACCTCCCGGTCAAGCTGCATGCGGAGCAGCTGTCCGACAGCAAAGCCGCCCGGCTTGGCGCGGATTATGCCGCCCTGTCGGTCGATCATCTGGAGTTTCTGGATCCGGATGATGTGCCTGCTCTTGCGCAGGCCGGAACGGTCGCGACCCTGCTGCCGGGCGCATTTCACATGCTGAAGGAAACGCAGGAGCCGCCCGTCGCGGCGCTAAGAGCGCACGGCGTGCCGATGGCTCTGGCAACGGACTGCAATCCCGGTACGTCGCCGCTCATGTCTTTGCTCACAGCGATGAATATGGGGTGCATTCTGTTCGGCTTGACGCCGGAGGAAGCGCTGACCGGAACGACGCGCTACGCCGCAAAGGCGCTTGGGCTTCAGGACAGTCATGGAACGATCGAGGTGGGCAAGGTGGCCGACCTGGCCGTGTGGAATTGCGAGCATCCGGCGGAGCTGTCCTACTGGATTGGCGGATCAAGTCTGTCGCAGCGGGTTATCGGAGGGTCTGTCGCATGA
- a CDS encoding transglutaminase family protein, which yields MQLSVRHQTRYDYGQPVHYALLQVRLRPREGTAQQSVGRWTLTLDGASHHAAFVDQHGNHVDLIELIPGTQAVTITVDGEIETHDTNGIAGAEKAGPPLWLYTRQTPLTRMDAELSAFVETISGTGLERLHALSQTILQKVPYETGATVINTSAADALRIGRGVCQDHSHIFIACARHLGIPARYVSGYLMMDDRDHQDASHAWAEAYVDGLGWVGFDISNGISPDERYVKIAQGQDYAGCAPTRGFMIGGQQEQLEVSIQVQQ from the coding sequence ATGCAACTGAGCGTAAGACATCAGACCCGCTATGATTATGGCCAACCCGTTCACTACGCCTTGCTTCAGGTGCGTCTGCGTCCGCGCGAAGGGACAGCTCAGCAATCGGTCGGGCGATGGACGCTCACTCTGGACGGCGCCAGCCATCATGCCGCTTTCGTCGATCAGCATGGCAATCACGTCGACCTGATCGAGCTGATACCCGGTACACAGGCTGTTACGATCACCGTCGACGGCGAGATCGAGACGCATGATACGAATGGCATTGCAGGAGCCGAAAAAGCGGGTCCTCCGCTTTGGCTTTATACACGGCAGACGCCGCTAACGCGCATGGACGCAGAGCTGTCGGCCTTCGTGGAAACGATCTCGGGAACGGGTCTCGAACGGCTGCACGCATTGAGTCAGACCATATTACAAAAGGTCCCCTATGAAACGGGCGCGACCGTCATCAATACCAGCGCGGCCGATGCGCTCCGGATCGGGCGCGGCGTTTGTCAGGATCACAGCCATATCTTTATCGCCTGCGCGCGCCATCTCGGTATCCCGGCGCGCTATGTCAGCGGTTATCTGATGATGGATGACCGGGATCATCAGGACGCGAGCCATGCTTGGGCGGAGGCCTATGTCGACGGCCTCGGATGGGTCGGCTTCGATATATCGAACGGGATCAGCCCCGACGAACGCTACGTCAAGATTGCGCAAGGTCAGGACTATGCAGGGTGCGCCCCGACCCGCGGTTTTATGATCGGCGGACAGCAAGAACAGCTTGAGGTGTCGATTCAGGTCCAGCAATAG
- a CDS encoding alpha-E domain-containing protein, protein MSSHMLGRTASGLFWMMRYLERMENTARLIDAGFRMSLTRSRTQRSEWESVLTTAGAKTLYMTAHDDYKTASVVEFLLADRDNPGSVISSLKLARQNARMTRTALTRDVWEAINGAWLTLNELIGTPKDRDNLPDLLAQIRQQSALVRGTINGTMLRNDIFHFMELGGLIERADKTARILDTKYYVLLPSSASVGSSLDHVQWEMILRSASAERAFHWLHGGEITPGAIVDFLIHDTRLPRSIAFCYETIVSTLEALDACYDQSSDALATARGNRDHILGSSSATIVGMGLHEFLLDLIDRNAGLSDVISQTYRFNT, encoded by the coding sequence ATGAGTAGCCATATGCTCGGTCGCACCGCTTCCGGATTGTTCTGGATGATGCGCTATCTGGAACGGATGGAGAATACGGCACGTCTGATTGATGCCGGCTTCCGCATGTCGCTGACACGGTCTCGTACGCAGCGCAGTGAATGGGAATCCGTTCTGACGACCGCCGGGGCCAAGACCCTGTATATGACCGCCCATGATGACTATAAAACGGCCAGCGTGGTCGAGTTCCTGCTGGCGGACCGGGATAATCCAGGCAGTGTCATCAGTTCGCTCAAGCTCGCCCGTCAGAACGCGCGCATGACGCGAACCGCGCTCACGCGCGATGTCTGGGAAGCGATCAATGGCGCGTGGCTGACACTGAACGAGCTGATCGGAACGCCGAAGGATCGCGACAACCTGCCGGACCTTCTAGCCCAGATAAGACAGCAATCCGCCCTTGTGCGCGGGACTATCAATGGCACCATGCTGCGCAACGACATCTTCCATTTCATGGAGTTGGGCGGACTGATCGAACGCGCGGACAAGACGGCACGTATTCTGGACACAAAATATTATGTGCTCCTGCCGTCCAGCGCATCAGTAGGGTCGTCGCTCGATCACGTGCAATGGGAAATGATCCTGCGCTCGGCTTCGGCGGAGCGCGCCTTTCACTGGCTTCACGGCGGAGAGATTACGCCCGGCGCGATTGTCGATTTTCTGATCCACGACACGCGACTGCCGCGCTCGATCGCCTTTTGCTACGAGACGATCGTCAGCACGCTGGAGGCACTCGACGCCTGTTACGATCAATCGTCGGATGCGCTCGCCACGGCGCGTGGAAATCGCGACCATATTCTCGGCTCGAGCAGCGCCACGATTGTCGGGATGGGCCTGCATGAATTCCTGCTCGACCTGATAGACCGCAATGCCGGGCTGTCCGACGTCATTAGCCAGACCTACCGGTTCAACACCTGA
- a CDS encoding SLC13 family permease yields MSETSAEHEAGLDSPGGRDRRQLIGLWAGLVLAMGLQFIPVPVELVAITGSAGEARSAWIVLSLLLLMACWWVSEAIPIPVTSLLPLVVLPFFSVQSIRQTSGDYFHPIVVLLLGGFIVAKAIERWNLHERIALGVVVRMGASPGRLIAGFMLAAAILSMWISNTATSIMMMPIAVSVALAVTDGRTGGRGFTFALLLGIAYACSIGGLGTYIGTPTNLLIKDALEGATGREIDFVSWMMLGVPAVILLLPIAWFVLTRWAFKVSIDDTSAGQAVIADRLAALGPVTIPERRTIMVFGLIASLWIFGRPLRGLEVGGIMPFAGLTDHVTAIFGVVLCFLVPSGSRREPGSSLLDWKTAESIPWGVVLLFGGGMALAGAIRGSGLGDWVGSELEIFAALPALLVILLVATLVIFVTEVTSNIATAAALTPVLISLADRTDLDPVLLGAPVALAASCAFMLPMATGPNAVVFATDKVSLPTMARAGVRLNLLAIFAITGVSYVIAPLAFG; encoded by the coding sequence ATGAGCGAGACATCGGCAGAGCATGAGGCTGGGCTGGATAGTCCGGGTGGTCGTGACCGGCGGCAGCTTATCGGGTTGTGGGCGGGTCTGGTTCTGGCGATGGGGCTGCAGTTCATCCCTGTCCCTGTGGAACTGGTCGCAATTACGGGAAGTGCGGGCGAAGCCCGAAGCGCCTGGATTGTACTGTCGCTTCTGCTGTTGATGGCCTGCTGGTGGGTCAGCGAAGCGATCCCCATTCCGGTCACGTCGCTTTTGCCACTCGTGGTGCTGCCCTTCTTTTCGGTCCAGTCGATCCGGCAGACATCGGGCGATTATTTCCATCCGATCGTCGTGCTTCTGCTCGGCGGCTTCATCGTTGCGAAAGCGATCGAGCGCTGGAACCTGCATGAACGGATTGCGCTGGGTGTCGTTGTGCGAATGGGCGCGAGCCCGGGGCGTCTCATTGCAGGGTTCATGCTGGCGGCTGCGATCCTGTCCATGTGGATTTCCAATACGGCGACCTCGATCATGATGATGCCGATCGCGGTGTCCGTCGCGCTGGCCGTGACGGACGGGCGGACGGGTGGGCGAGGCTTCACCTTCGCGCTGCTACTGGGCATCGCTTACGCCTGCTCGATCGGCGGGTTGGGAACCTATATTGGGACGCCGACCAATCTGCTGATCAAGGACGCGCTGGAAGGGGCGACCGGGCGCGAGATCGACTTCGTCAGCTGGATGATGCTGGGTGTGCCCGCAGTGATCCTGCTCTTGCCGATTGCCTGGTTCGTCCTGACGCGCTGGGCATTCAAGGTGAGTATCGATGACACGTCAGCAGGGCAGGCGGTGATTGCTGACCGGCTAGCGGCGTTAGGGCCTGTAACCATTCCCGAGCGTCGCACTATCATGGTCTTCGGTCTGATTGCGTCACTGTGGATTTTCGGACGTCCACTGCGTGGGCTTGAGGTTGGCGGGATTATGCCCTTTGCCGGATTGACGGATCACGTCACGGCGATTTTCGGCGTCGTCCTCTGCTTTCTGGTGCCGTCCGGATCACGCCGTGAGCCGGGGTCGAGCCTGCTGGACTGGAAAACGGCTGAATCCATTCCGTGGGGTGTCGTGCTGCTGTTTGGCGGCGGCATGGCGCTGGCGGGAGCGATCCGAGGTTCCGGACTCGGTGACTGGGTCGGCTCGGAACTGGAAATCTTCGCAGCACTTCCGGCGCTGCTGGTGATCCTGCTCGTGGCAACTCTGGTCATTTTCGTGACCGAAGTGACGTCCAACATTGCGACGGCGGCTGCGCTGACGCCTGTGCTGATCTCGCTTGCCGACCGGACCGACCTCGATCCGGTTCTGCTGGGTGCGCCTGTGGCGCTGGCTGCGAGTTGCGCTTTCATGCTGCCCATGGCGACAGGGCCGAATGCGGTCGTCTTCGCGACCGACAAGGTCAGCCTCCCGACCATGGCCAGGGCGGGTGTCCGTCTCAACCTGCTTGCGATTTTCGCGATTACGGGCGTGTCCTATGTGATCGCGCCGCTTGCGTTTGGCTGA
- the hutG gene encoding formimidoylglutamase → MSEFHWTGRDDSEDGPAARRVYHCHTAGGRHAIVGFESDEGVRRNQGRVGARDGPNAIRGPLAGLPIPADFPTFTDHGNIAVLGEELEQGQRLLGEAIVAAMQTHDRVLVLGGGHETAFGSFLGLRGAEPDAQIGILNFDAHLDIRQIGANGPSSGTPFNQIRDREGDDFDYLCIGVAVESNTQALFARAADWGVRMIMDYTLTESLADARHEIDALIERNDIIYLTIDLDVLPHYQAPGVSCPAVRGVPFSTIQTLVHYCLEGVQKQERRLPVCDIVELNPHHDHQQMTAKTAAILARQLLAG, encoded by the coding sequence ATGAGCGAGTTTCATTGGACGGGGCGCGACGACAGCGAAGACGGTCCTGCGGCGCGGCGTGTCTATCACTGCCATACAGCAGGCGGACGCCACGCTATCGTCGGATTCGAGTCCGATGAAGGCGTGCGGCGCAATCAGGGCCGCGTCGGCGCGCGGGACGGTCCTAACGCAATCCGTGGGCCGCTCGCGGGTTTGCCGATCCCCGCGGACTTCCCGACCTTTACGGATCACGGCAATATTGCTGTTCTGGGCGAGGAGCTGGAACAGGGGCAACGCCTGCTGGGCGAGGCCATTGTCGCAGCGATGCAGACCCACGACCGTGTGCTGGTCCTGGGTGGAGGGCACGAAACAGCCTTTGGCAGCTTCCTCGGCTTGCGCGGTGCAGAACCCGACGCCCAGATCGGCATTCTGAATTTCGATGCACATTTGGACATCCGGCAGATCGGAGCGAACGGCCCCTCATCGGGCACACCGTTCAATCAGATCCGCGACCGCGAAGGCGATGATTTCGATTATCTCTGTATCGGTGTTGCCGTGGAGTCCAACACGCAAGCCCTGTTTGCGCGCGCGGCAGACTGGGGTGTGCGGATGATCATGGATTATACGCTCACAGAGAGTCTCGCGGACGCGCGGCATGAGATCGATGCCCTGATCGAGCGAAACGACATCATCTATCTGACGATCGATCTGGATGTGCTGCCTCATTACCAGGCTCCTGGCGTGAGCTGCCCAGCCGTTCGCGGTGTTCCGTTCTCGACGATCCAGACGCTTGTCCATTATTGTCTGGAAGGCGTGCAAAAACAGGAGCGCAGGCTTCCTGTCTGCGACATTGTCGAATTGAACCCGCACCATGATCACCAGCAGATGACGGCTAAGACCGCAGCCATTCTCGCCCGGCAGCTTCTGGCTGGTTAG
- a CDS encoding circularly permuted type 2 ATP-grasp protein produces the protein MDKQAFFDEMMGSDGQTREPYQTFHEMMSSVDLERLLRKSGEAEQFFRKTGITFNVYGQADADERLIPFDLVPRILSAREWRTLKLGIEQRVKALNAFLHDIYHRQEILRAGRIPTALIENNAAFLPQMMGVNPPGDIYTHIVGTDLVRTGPDEFFVLEDNARTPSGVSYMLENRETMLRMFPELFSRVGVETVSDYPMLLRRSLAASAPPACDGSPNVAVLTPGIHNSAYYEHAFLAEQMGVELVEGSDLRIIEGRVAMRTTCGFEPIDVLYRRVDDEFLDPLNFNPESMLGVPGIFDIYRAGGITIANAPGTGIADDKALYAYMPDIIEFYTGRPPLLKNVQTWRCSDADSLAYVLDNLETLVVKEVHGSGGYGMLVGPASSKKEIEAFRAKLSDNPSNYIAQPTLALSTVPILTEAGLAPRHVDLRPFVLVSPDAVDVVPGGLTRVAMTEGSLVVNSSQGGGTKDTWVLSDE, from the coding sequence ATGGACAAACAGGCATTCTTCGATGAAATGATGGGATCTGACGGACAGACCCGAGAACCCTACCAGACCTTTCACGAAATGATGTCGTCCGTCGATCTGGAGCGCTTGCTGCGTAAATCCGGCGAAGCGGAACAATTCTTTCGCAAGACGGGCATCACCTTCAATGTCTATGGACAGGCCGATGCCGATGAACGGCTGATCCCCTTCGATCTGGTGCCGCGTATCTTGAGCGCCCGCGAATGGCGCACCTTGAAGCTGGGCATCGAACAGCGGGTCAAAGCGCTGAATGCCTTCCTGCATGACATTTACCACCGCCAGGAAATCCTGCGCGCGGGCCGCATTCCCACTGCGCTGATCGAAAACAATGCGGCGTTCCTACCGCAAATGATGGGTGTGAATCCGCCGGGCGATATCTACACCCATATTGTCGGGACGGATCTGGTCCGGACCGGGCCGGACGAATTTTTCGTCCTGGAGGACAATGCCCGGACCCCGTCCGGTGTCTCCTACATGCTGGAAAACCGCGAGACGATGCTGCGCATGTTTCCGGAATTATTTTCGCGCGTCGGCGTGGAAACGGTCAGCGATTACCCGATGCTGCTTCGGCGCTCCCTTGCCGCATCGGCGCCGCCAGCCTGCGACGGGTCACCTAATGTCGCCGTTCTGACCCCGGGAATCCATAATTCCGCCTATTACGAGCATGCCTTTCTGGCCGAACAGATGGGCGTCGAACTGGTCGAGGGATCAGACCTTCGCATCATCGAAGGTCGCGTCGCCATGCGGACCACATGTGGATTCGAACCGATCGACGTGCTGTATCGCCGTGTCGATGACGAATTTCTCGACCCGCTCAATTTCAATCCGGAATCCATGCTGGGCGTGCCGGGAATTTTCGACATTTACCGGGCTGGCGGCATCACCATTGCGAATGCGCCCGGTACAGGGATTGCCGACGACAAAGCGCTATACGCCTATATGCCGGATATTATCGAATTCTACACCGGGCGACCACCTTTGCTGAAAAACGTGCAAACCTGGCGCTGTTCCGACGCGGACTCGCTGGCCTATGTGCTGGATAATCTGGAAACACTTGTCGTGAAGGAGGTTCATGGCTCCGGCGGGTACGGCATGCTGGTCGGACCGGCTTCAAGCAAAAAGGAGATCGAAGCGTTCCGTGCGAAGCTGAGCGACAATCCGTCCAACTATATCGCGCAGCCGACGCTCGCTCTTTCGACCGTACCAATTCTGACCGAAGCGGGTCTCGCACCGCGTCATGTCGATCTACGCCCCTTCGTTCTGGTCTCGCCCGACGCCGTCGATGTGGTGCCGGGCGGCCTGACCCGTGTCGCCATGACGGAAGGGTCGCTGGTCGTGAACAGCAGTCAGGGCGGCGGCACGAAAGACACATGGGTTCTGTCCGATGAGTAG
- a CDS encoding FAD-dependent monooxygenase, whose product MKVLIAGGGIGGLTTALCCLHHGLDPHIIERAPAISDVGAGIQIPPNAMRIFGALGMTDRIMRDSFAPDAIEARMGRSGRHLFRIPLQDYAQDRWGAPYLHIHRADYVRALADALLERAPNALRLGISVQSHIQSANGVTLQCDNGERVLGDALIGADGIHSAVRTQMLGPDTPCFTGNVAWRAIAPIHALGEFAPPPTACLWMGPNRHAVTYRLRRGELANLVAVVERDDWQGESWSTEGDKADAIADFAGWDPMIMRILEESDTLYRWALFDRDPFPRWTDGSVALLGDAAHPMLPFMAQGAAMAVEDGWAVATELATTPDNVPAALTRYQNRRFARASRVQAGSRANARTFHKSSRPSQLLTYGPMWLAGRILPKAIHARQDWLYSHDETAITQG is encoded by the coding sequence GTGAAAGTCTTGATTGCAGGCGGAGGAATTGGCGGGCTGACAACGGCTCTATGCTGTCTGCACCACGGCCTGGACCCTCACATCATTGAGCGCGCGCCAGCGATCAGCGACGTCGGGGCTGGCATCCAGATCCCGCCCAATGCGATGCGCATTTTCGGCGCGCTTGGTATGACGGACCGGATCATGCGCGACAGCTTCGCGCCGGATGCGATCGAGGCTCGGATGGGCCGCAGCGGACGCCACCTGTTCCGCATCCCACTGCAGGATTATGCGCAGGACCGCTGGGGCGCACCCTATCTTCATATCCACCGCGCGGATTATGTCAGGGCCCTGGCCGATGCCCTGCTGGAACGCGCGCCAAACGCTCTGCGCCTGGGTATATCCGTACAGTCCCACATCCAATCCGCGAACGGCGTGACCTTGCAATGCGACAATGGGGAGCGCGTGTTGGGTGACGCCCTGATCGGCGCTGATGGTATACACTCCGCCGTCCGCACGCAGATGCTCGGCCCGGACACACCGTGCTTTACCGGCAATGTCGCCTGGCGTGCCATCGCGCCAATCCATGCCTTGGGCGAGTTTGCGCCACCACCGACGGCTTGCCTCTGGATGGGACCGAACCGCCATGCCGTCACCTATCGCCTGCGGCGCGGAGAACTGGCCAATCTGGTTGCCGTTGTCGAACGCGATGACTGGCAGGGGGAAAGCTGGTCCACAGAAGGCGACAAGGCCGACGCCATTGCCGATTTCGCGGGATGGGATCCTATGATCATGCGCATTCTGGAAGAGAGCGACACACTCTATCGTTGGGCGCTGTTCGATCGCGACCCTTTTCCCCGCTGGACTGACGGCTCCGTCGCCCTCTTGGGGGATGCCGCCCATCCGATGCTGCCATTCATGGCGCAAGGGGCCGCCATGGCAGTCGAGGATGGGTGGGCGGTCGCAACGGAACTGGCGACGACCCCCGATAATGTTCCAGCCGCGCTGACGCGCTATCAGAACAGGCGCTTCGCGCGGGCAAGCCGGGTTCAGGCCGGATCCCGTGCCAATGCCAGAACTTTCCACAAATCCAGCCGGCCGTCACAGCTGCTGACTTATGGGCCGATGTGGTTGGCCGGGCGCATTCTGCCAAAGGCGATTCACGCCCGGCAGGACTGGCTCTACAGCCACGACGAAACGGCGATCACGCAGGGATAA
- a CDS encoding peptidase, with product MTYCVALKLDHGLIFMSDTRTNAGIDNISVVRKMFTWTEPGERVITLMTAGNLATTQAVVSLLNERSMRPAERDPTIMQVPTLFEAARLIGDTLKEVVATYGGSGPTASSTFDATIIMGGQITGMEPRLFMIYPEGNFVEAGPETPFFQTGETKYGRPILLRALDTAMSVPDAIRLLCVSFDSTLKANLSVGMPLDIHIYKADSLTEGQMFRIESHDPDFTAISDRWGDALKDALAQLPYYPVGS from the coding sequence ATGACCTATTGTGTCGCTCTGAAGCTTGATCACGGACTTATTTTCATGTCCGACACGCGCACTAATGCCGGCATCGACAATATTTCGGTCGTGCGGAAAATGTTCACATGGACGGAGCCCGGCGAGCGCGTGATCACTTTGATGACGGCTGGCAATCTCGCCACAACCCAGGCTGTGGTCAGCCTTCTCAACGAACGCTCTATGCGGCCCGCAGAACGCGACCCGACCATCATGCAGGTACCGACCCTGTTTGAAGCCGCACGCCTTATTGGCGACACCTTAAAAGAGGTCGTTGCAACCTATGGCGGGTCGGGTCCGACGGCCAGCTCGACCTTTGACGCCACGATTATTATGGGCGGTCAGATTACAGGCATGGAGCCTCGTCTCTTCATGATCTACCCGGAAGGTAATTTTGTCGAAGCCGGGCCGGAAACTCCGTTCTTCCAGACGGGCGAGACCAAATATGGTCGCCCGATCCTGCTGCGTGCGCTCGACACCGCGATGAGTGTCCCGGACGCGATCCGCCTGCTCTGCGTCTCGTTCGACTCCACGCTCAAGGCCAACCTGTCCGTCGGCATGCCGCTCGACATCCATATCTACAAGGCTGACAGCCTGACAGAGGGCCAGATGTTCCGGATCGAAAGCCATGATCCGGACTTTACGGCGATTTCGGATCGCTGGGGTGACGCCCTGAAAGACGCGCTGGCACAACTACCCTACTACCCTGTCGGTTCATAG
- a CDS encoding GntR family transcriptional regulator yields MRATQADIRKRLIDRIQSGEWPLGSRIPDESDLAEEYGCARATMNRALQALATEGLVIRKRKGGTRVSLRPVRHARVAIPVIRDQVEALGETYTHRIVTQETRLPPETIRDTLQLHAQQDALFIETLHCADDRPFAFERRWVNLDAVPDIRNAPLETISANEWLVQTVPFSDGQVTFTAVALDTALAVLFDTAPRTASFTIYRTTQIDDRFITAMTLHYQPGYELRTAL; encoded by the coding sequence ATGCGTGCGACACAGGCCGATATTCGCAAGCGGCTCATCGACCGGATTCAGTCAGGAGAATGGCCGCTCGGCAGCCGGATTCCGGATGAATCGGATCTGGCCGAAGAATATGGCTGTGCTCGCGCAACCATGAACCGGGCCTTGCAGGCCTTGGCCACCGAAGGCCTCGTCATACGTAAACGCAAAGGCGGAACGCGCGTCTCACTTCGTCCGGTCCGCCATGCCAGAGTCGCAATCCCGGTCATCCGCGATCAGGTCGAAGCTCTGGGAGAGACCTATACGCATAGAATTGTCACTCAGGAGACGCGGTTGCCGCCAGAAACGATAAGAGACACATTGCAGCTACATGCGCAACAGGACGCGCTCTTCATCGAAACGCTGCATTGCGCTGACGACAGACCCTTCGCGTTCGAACGGCGCTGGGTCAATCTGGATGCTGTCCCGGACATAAGGAATGCGCCCTTGGAGACCATCAGCGCCAATGAATGGCTGGTGCAAACCGTTCCCTTTTCCGATGGTCAGGTGACCTTCACAGCTGTCGCGCTCGACACTGCGCTCGCCGTGCTGTTCGACACGGCACCGCGAACGGCGAGCTTTACCATCTACCGCACGACACAGATCGACGATCGGTTCATCACGGCAATGACACTTCATTATCAGCCCGGTTATGAACTACGCACGGCCCTGTAA